A single window of Streptomyces diastaticus subsp. diastaticus DNA harbors:
- a CDS encoding carboxymuconolactone decarboxylase family protein → MATTHTDASTGTGADASAATGPSGGRTAAHLPEHTPRISLPELAPEVHRALARADAAARKGLDPVIGELVKIRASQINRCAFCLDMHTKDALAMGESLERIIQLSAWEESKHYYTAKEIAAIELTEAITVLTDGFVPDEVYAKAADHFPAEELAHLIAAITVINAWNRLSVASRNVPGHYVPGKH, encoded by the coding sequence ATGGCCACCACACACACCGACGCGTCCACCGGCACCGGCGCCGACGCCTCCGCGGCCACCGGCCCGTCCGGCGGGAGGACCGCCGCCCACCTTCCGGAGCACACCCCGCGCATCTCCCTCCCGGAGCTGGCCCCCGAGGTCCACCGGGCGCTGGCCCGCGCCGACGCGGCGGCCCGCAAGGGGCTGGACCCGGTCATCGGCGAACTGGTCAAGATCCGCGCCTCGCAGATCAACCGCTGCGCCTTCTGCCTCGACATGCACACCAAGGACGCCCTCGCGATGGGCGAGTCCCTGGAACGCATCATCCAGCTCAGCGCGTGGGAGGAGTCGAAGCACTACTACACGGCCAAGGAGATCGCGGCGATCGAGCTCACCGAGGCCATCACCGTCCTCACCGACGGCTTCGTCCCCGACGAGGTGTACGCCAAGGCCGCCGACCACTTCCCGGCGGAGGAACTGGCCCACCTCATCGCCGCCATCACCGTGATCAACGCCTGGAACCGCCTCTCGGTCGCCTCCCGCAACGTGCCGGGCCATTACGTGCCGGGCAA